From Phalacrocorax carbo chromosome 6, bPhaCar2.1, whole genome shotgun sequence, a single genomic window includes:
- the CMPK1 gene encoding UMP-CMP kinase, producing the protein MKPVVVFVLGGPGAGKGTQCARIVEKYGYTHLSAGDLLRDERKRPGSQYGELIESYIKEGEIVPVEITISLLKRAMDQTMAASSQKNKFLIDGFPRNEDNLQGWNKTMDGKADVSFVLFFDCDNEICIGRCLERGKSSGRSDDNRESLEKRIHTYLQSTKPIIDLYERMGKVRKVDASKSVDEVFEKVVQIFDKEG; encoded by the exons ATGAAGCCCGTCGTCGTCTTCGTCCTcggcgggcccggggcgggcAAGGGGACGCAGTGTGCGCGCATCGTGGAG AAATACGGCTACACGCACCTTTCTGCTGGTGACCTCCTTCGAGATGAACGAAAAAGACCAGGCTCACAGTATGGAGAACTCATTGAGAGCTACATTAAGGAGGGGGAAATTGTACCAGTTGAAATAACAATCAGCTTGCTGAAGAGG GCTATGGATCAAACAATGGCTGCCAGTTCCCAGAAGAACAAGTTCTTGATTGATGGTTTTCCCAGGAATGAAGATAATCTTCAAGGCTGGAATAAGACTATGGATGGAAAGGCAgatgtttcttttgttctcttttttgaTTGTGACAATGAG ATATGTATTGGCCGCTGTCTTGAAAGAGGCAAGAGCAGTGGTAGGAGTGACGATAATCGGGAGAGTCTGGAAAAGAG AATTCATACATATCTGCAGTCTACTAAGCCTATAATAGATTTGTATGAGAGAATGGGAAAAGTCAGAAAAGTGGATGCCTCTAAATCTGTTGATGAA gtTTTTGAAAAAGTTGTACAAATTTTCGACAAGGAAGGCTAA